In the Pseudomonas orientalis genome, one interval contains:
- the fadB gene encoding fatty acid oxidation complex subunit alpha FadB — protein MIYEGKAITVKALESGIVELKFDLKGESVNKFNRLTLNELRQAVDTIKADASIKGVIVSSGKDVFIVGADITEFVDNFKLPDAELVAGNLEANKIFSDFEDLNVPTVAAINGIALGGGLEMCLAADFRVMSATAKIGLPEVKLGIYPGFGGTVRLPRLIGADNAIEWIAAGKENRAEDALKVGAVDAVVAPDKLAEAALNLIKGAISGEFDYKAKRQPKLEKLKLNAIEQMMSFETAKGFVAGQAGPNYPAPVEAIKTIQKAANFGRDKALEVEAAGFVKLAKTSAAQSLIGLFLNDQELKKKAKAYDEIARDVKQAAVLGAGIMGGGIAYQSASKGTPILMKDINEHGIEQGLAEAAKLLVGRVDKGRMTPAKMAEVLNGIRPTLSYGDFGHVDLVVEAVVENPKVKQAVLAEVEAQVKDDTILASNTSTISISLLAKALKRPENFVGMHFFNPVHMMPLVEVIRGEKSSEEAIATTVAYAKKMGKNPIVVNDCPGFLVNRVLFPYFGGFAKLVSAGVDFVRIDKVMEKFGWPMGPAYLMDVVGIDTGHHGRDVMAEGFPDRMKDDRRSAIDALYDAKRLGQKNGKGFYAYEADKKGKQKKVADPSVHEVLAPVIYEQREVSDEDIINWMMIALCLETVRCLEDGIVETAAEADMGLVYGIGFPPFRGGALRYIDSIGVAEFVALADKYADLGPLYHPTAKLREMARNGQSFFG, from the coding sequence ATGATTTACGAAGGTAAAGCCATCACGGTTAAGGCTCTTGAAAGTGGCATCGTCGAGCTCAAGTTCGACCTCAAGGGTGAGTCCGTCAATAAGTTCAACCGTCTAACCCTGAATGAATTGCGTCAGGCCGTAGACACCATCAAAGCAGATGCATCGATTAAAGGCGTGATCGTTTCCAGCGGCAAGGACGTATTTATCGTCGGCGCGGACATCACCGAATTCGTCGACAACTTCAAGCTGCCCGATGCCGAGCTGGTGGCTGGCAACCTCGAAGCCAACAAGATTTTCAGCGATTTCGAAGACCTCAACGTACCGACCGTTGCCGCGATCAATGGCATCGCGTTGGGCGGCGGCCTGGAAATGTGCCTGGCGGCCGATTTCCGCGTCATGTCCGCAACCGCCAAGATCGGCCTGCCTGAAGTCAAACTGGGCATCTACCCGGGCTTCGGCGGCACCGTGCGCCTGCCGCGCCTGATCGGGGCCGACAACGCTATCGAATGGATCGCCGCCGGCAAGGAAAACCGTGCTGAAGACGCGCTGAAAGTCGGCGCCGTCGATGCCGTGGTGGCTCCGGACAAACTGGCCGAAGCCGCGCTGAACCTGATCAAGGGCGCCATCAGCGGCGAATTTGACTACAAGGCCAAGCGTCAGCCGAAGCTGGAAAAACTCAAGCTCAACGCCATCGAACAAATGATGTCGTTCGAAACCGCCAAAGGTTTCGTGGCAGGCCAGGCCGGCCCGAACTATCCGGCGCCGGTTGAAGCGATCAAGACCATCCAGAAAGCCGCGAACTTCGGTCGCGACAAAGCCCTGGAAGTGGAAGCGGCAGGCTTCGTCAAACTGGCGAAAACCTCGGCTGCCCAAAGCCTGATCGGCCTGTTCCTGAACGATCAGGAGCTGAAGAAAAAGGCCAAGGCCTACGACGAAATCGCCCGCGACGTGAAACAGGCTGCCGTACTCGGCGCCGGTATCATGGGCGGCGGCATCGCTTACCAGTCGGCGTCCAAAGGCACGCCGATCCTGATGAAGGATATCAACGAGCACGGTATCGAGCAGGGCTTGGCGGAAGCCGCCAAGCTGCTGGTGGGCCGCGTTGATAAAGGTCGCATGACCCCGGCGAAAATGGCTGAAGTGCTCAACGGCATTCGTCCTACGCTGTCCTACGGCGATTTCGGCCACGTCGACCTGGTGGTCGAAGCGGTTGTCGAGAACCCGAAGGTCAAGCAGGCGGTACTCGCGGAAGTTGAAGCCCAGGTCAAGGACGACACCATCCTGGCGTCCAACACCTCGACCATTTCCATCTCGCTGCTGGCCAAGGCCCTCAAGCGTCCGGAAAACTTCGTCGGCATGCACTTCTTCAACCCGGTGCACATGATGCCGCTGGTGGAAGTGATTCGTGGCGAGAAGTCCAGCGAGGAGGCGATTGCCACCACCGTTGCCTACGCCAAGAAAATGGGCAAGAACCCGATCGTCGTTAACGACTGCCCGGGTTTTCTGGTCAACCGCGTGCTGTTCCCGTATTTCGGCGGTTTCGCCAAGCTGGTCAGCGCCGGTGTGGACTTCGTGCGCATCGACAAAGTCATGGAGAAATTCGGCTGGCCAATGGGCCCTGCGTACCTGATGGACGTAGTCGGTATCGACACCGGCCACCACGGTCGCGACGTGATGGCTGAAGGCTTCCCGGACCGCATGAAGGACGACCGCCGCTCGGCGATCGACGCGCTGTACGACGCCAAGCGCCTGGGCCAGAAGAACGGCAAGGGTTTCTACGCCTACGAGGCCGACAAGAAGGGCAAGCAGAAAAAAGTGGCCGACCCGTCGGTGCACGAAGTGCTGGCTCCGGTCATCTACGAACAGCGTGAGGTGTCAGACGAAGACATCATCAACTGGATGATGATCGCCCTGTGCCTGGAAACCGTGCGTTGCCTGGAAGACGGCATCGTCGAGACCGCCGCCGAAGCCGACATGGGCCTGGTGTACGGTATCGGTTTCCCTCCATTCCGTGGTGGTGCGCTGCGTTACATCGATTCGATCGGTGTGGCCGAGTTCGTTGCCCTGGCTGACAAATACGCTGATTTGGGCCCGCTGTACCACCCGACCGCGAAGCTGCGTGAAATGGCCAGGAACGGCCAGAGCTTCTTCGGTTAA
- the fadA gene encoding acetyl-CoA C-acyltransferase FadA — MSLNPRDVVIVDFGRTPMGRSKGGMHRNTRAEDMSAHLISKLLERNVKVDPNEVEDVIWGCVNQTLEQGWNIARMASLMTQIPHTAAGQTVSRLCGSSMSALHTAAQAIMTGNGDVFVVGGVEHMGHVSMMHGVDPNPHMSLYAAKASGMMGLTAEMLGKMHGITREAQDAFGLRSHQLAHKATVEGKFKDEIIPMNGYDENGFLKLFDYDETIRPDTTLESLAALKPAFNPKGGTVTAGTSSQITDGASCMIVMSAQRAQDLGIQPLAVIRSMAVAGVDPAIMGYGPVPATQKALKRAGLTISDIDFFELNEAFAAQALPVLKDLKVLDKMNEKVNLHGGAIALGHPFGCSGARISGTLLNVMKQNGGNLGVATMCIGLGQGISTVFERV, encoded by the coding sequence ATGAGCTTGAATCCAAGAGACGTCGTGATTGTCGACTTCGGTCGCACGCCGATGGGCCGCTCCAAGGGCGGCATGCACCGCAACACCCGCGCCGAAGACATGTCGGCGCACCTGATCAGCAAACTGCTGGAACGCAACGTCAAGGTCGACCCGAACGAAGTCGAAGACGTGATCTGGGGCTGTGTGAACCAGACCCTGGAGCAGGGCTGGAATATCGCGCGCATGGCGTCGTTGATGACCCAGATCCCGCACACCGCGGCCGGCCAGACCGTGAGCCGCCTCTGCGGTTCGTCGATGAGCGCGCTGCACACCGCTGCGCAAGCGATCATGACCGGTAACGGCGATGTGTTCGTGGTCGGCGGCGTGGAGCACATGGGCCACGTCAGCATGATGCACGGCGTCGACCCTAACCCGCACATGTCGCTGTACGCGGCAAAAGCCTCGGGCATGATGGGGCTCACTGCGGAAATGCTCGGCAAGATGCACGGCATCACCCGTGAAGCCCAGGACGCGTTCGGCCTGCGTTCCCACCAACTCGCCCACAAGGCGACCGTGGAAGGCAAGTTCAAGGATGAAATCATCCCGATGAACGGCTACGACGAGAACGGCTTCCTGAAACTGTTCGACTACGACGAAACCATTCGTCCGGACACCACCCTGGAAAGCCTGGCGGCTCTGAAGCCGGCGTTCAATCCAAAGGGCGGCACCGTGACAGCCGGTACTTCGTCGCAAATCACCGACGGTGCCTCGTGCATGATCGTGATGTCGGCGCAGCGTGCCCAGGACCTGGGTATCCAGCCGCTGGCGGTGATTCGTTCGATGGCGGTGGCGGGTGTGGACCCGGCGATCATGGGCTATGGTCCGGTACCGGCCACACAAAAAGCCTTGAAGCGCGCGGGCTTGACCATCTCCGATATCGACTTCTTCGAGCTCAACGAAGCTTTCGCCGCACAGGCCCTGCCCGTGCTGAAAGATCTGAAAGTACTCGACAAGATGAATGAGAAGGTTAACCTGCACGGCGGCGCGATTGCCCTGGGCCACCCATTTGGTTGCTCCGGTGCACGCATCTCCGGCACATTGCTCAACGTGATGAAGCAAAATGGCGGCAACCTTGGGGTTGCAACCATGTGCATTGGTCTCGGCCAAGGCATTTCCACCGTCTTCGAACGCGTTTAA
- a CDS encoding DUF1653 domain-containing protein translates to MKVEPGLYQHYKGPQYRVFSVARHSETEEEVVFYQALYGEYGFWVRPLSMFLETVEVDGEQVPRFALVQLEPSLFSGQ, encoded by the coding sequence ATGAAAGTCGAACCAGGGCTCTACCAGCATTATAAAGGTCCGCAGTACCGCGTTTTCAGTGTGGCGCGGCATTCCGAGACCGAAGAAGAAGTGGTGTTCTACCAAGCCCTGTATGGCGAATACGGCTTTTGGGTGCGCCCCTTGAGCATGTTCCTGGAGACCGTCGAAGTTGACGGCGAGCAAGTCCCGCGCTTTGCTTTGGTGCAGCTCGAACCCAGTCTTTTTTCAGGGCAATAA